The following are encoded together in the Pleurocapsa sp. FMAR1 genome:
- a CDS encoding DVUA0089 family protein, translating to MKENLANTNLTELSVPAIDLFEDLQEGLLTNDIISTDEVRQIESAVVDLTPRPSPGRIVGTLEDDLLTGTPQSDQIFALDGNDIVIALSGSDRIFGGSGADLIVAGGGNDFIDGEAGNDQIFGDAGNDDIKGGGGVDVINGGGGSDLISGNQGGDRISGEAGNDIINGNGGQDILNGGNDADIISGGGDNDRAFGGAGNDDIFGDGGNDALNGDAGDDLVEGGAGNDTVFGGTNNDTVAGGNGADEVIGGAGDDSLSGGSGNDTLIGVDPFVGAFGFGSGELDTLDGGAENDTFVLGEGDRVYYLGEGNDDFALITDFESQDTIQLPEAFNSTNNVATEIDDAGQSLATAQVISGGTEALDRITGTIASENDVDLFQIDITGGGNFSATTVGGADFDTQLFLFDGDGFSVLENDDDGGLQSTISDDFAPLTPGTYFLAISSFDNDPTGSPLDGFTGNGGSTGNYTIDLTGVEADSSEIEAVSAFSLGASPAALPPGTAISFEDDLIAIVQGVSPSDLSLNGDDFAFA from the coding sequence ATGAAGGAAAATTTAGCAAATACTAACTTAACCGAGCTTTCAGTACCTGCAATCGACTTATTTGAAGACCTGCAAGAGGGGCTACTGACAAATGACATAATTTCTACTGACGAGGTTCGGCAAATAGAATCTGCTGTTGTAGACCTTACACCCCGTCCTAGCCCTGGTCGAATTGTTGGGACATTAGAGGACGATCTTCTCACTGGAACCCCCCAGAGCGACCAAATTTTTGCCCTGGATGGCAACGATATTGTGATTGCTCTGTCTGGCAGCGATCGCATTTTTGGCGGCTCTGGGGCTGACTTGATTGTGGCTGGAGGAGGAAACGACTTTATTGACGGTGAGGCGGGAAATGACCAAATCTTTGGTGACGCAGGCAACGACGACATCAAAGGTGGCGGTGGAGTTGACGTGATTAATGGTGGTGGCGGTAGCGATCTGATCAGCGGAAACCAAGGGGGCGATCGAATCTCTGGAGAAGCTGGCAATGACATCATCAATGGCAATGGCGGACAAGACATTCTCAACGGTGGAAATGACGCAGATATTATTTCTGGCGGCGGCGACAATGACCGCGCTTTTGGAGGTGCTGGCAACGATGACATATTTGGTGACGGTGGTAACGATGCCCTTAATGGTGATGCTGGAGACGATTTAGTTGAAGGCGGGGCTGGCAATGATACCGTCTTTGGCGGTACGAATAATGATACCGTAGCTGGAGGCAATGGTGCAGATGAAGTTATTGGTGGTGCAGGTGATGATTCGCTGTCTGGGGGGAGCGGAAACGATACGCTGATTGGTGTCGATCCTTTTGTTGGTGCTTTCGGGTTTGGTAGTGGCGAACTCGATACTCTAGACGGTGGTGCTGAAAATGACACTTTTGTTTTAGGAGAAGGCGATCGCGTCTATTACCTGGGCGAAGGAAATGATGACTTTGCTTTAATTACTGATTTTGAAAGCCAAGACACTATTCAACTTCCAGAAGCTTTCAACTCTACCAATAATGTGGCTACTGAAATTGATGATGCGGGTCAGAGTCTTGCTACTGCCCAAGTAATTTCTGGTGGAACTGAGGCGCTAGATAGAATTACAGGAACTATTGCTTCTGAAAATGATGTCGATCTGTTCCAAATCGACATAACTGGCGGGGGGAATTTTTCTGCTACTACCGTCGGTGGGGCTGATTTTGATACTCAGTTGTTTCTGTTTGATGGAGATGGCTTTTCGGTGCTGGAAAACGACGATGATGGAGGGCTTCAATCGACAATTTCAGATGATTTCGCTCCGCTAACTCCTGGCACTTACTTCTTAGCTATTTCTAGCTTTGATAACGATCCAACTGGCTCTCCTCTAGATGGTTTCACAGGCAATGGAGGTTCGACTGGAAATTATACCATCGACTTAACTGGAGTTGAAGCTGACTCTAGTGAAATAGAAGCGGTTTCTGCGTTTAGTTTGGGAGCGTCCCCTGCTGCACTTCCCCCAGGAACGGCAATAAGTTTTGAAGATGACCTAATTGCTATCGTGCAAGGGGTTTCACCTTCAGACTTAAGTTTAAACGGCGACGACTTTGCTTTTGCTTAA
- a CDS encoding cytochrome P450: MVLQQRSQLKSAEEMPGSFGGSKGETKELFAGEEMFYRQRFQRHGSVFKSRIFGKKFAFLIGTQANKLVLMDQADHLSAEQGWIFLKPIFGSGVLLQDGKRHKAIRRLIHPAMHGQALNNYFDTIHLLAENFLQEKATEGILPAIDAFTEFSLTVALQLVLGTETKAEFAESLQYFLTMLVGRRAKLHLDLPFTIYGRSQSARRKLKTFLQQKIATRRQNGDLKESQDFLGLFLASVTEDGDPLSDTEIIDQLLMVLFAGHENPAVLISWLLLELNANPEWKERLLNEQKEVVGDEPLHLSHLKQFTNLGYALKEVERLYPPVQNISRGVVKDIEYDGYRIPAGWMVDVSPMLTHRLPEIYANPDSFDPDRFAPPREEDKQHPFSLVGFGGGSHVCLGYQFAQMEMKIFMSLLLRHYDWQITPEKSAIAPVYEPSKIQDQLEIKLHQ, from the coding sequence ATGGTATTACAACAAAGATCGCAGCTAAAATCCGCCGAAGAAATGCCAGGAAGTTTTGGTGGTTCTAAAGGCGAAACCAAAGAACTCTTTGCTGGAGAGGAAATGTTTTATCGCCAGCGTTTTCAGCGTCATGGTTCAGTTTTCAAATCACGCATATTTGGGAAAAAGTTTGCTTTTTTGATCGGCACCCAAGCCAATAAATTAGTGTTGATGGATCAAGCAGATCATCTGTCGGCAGAACAAGGTTGGATATTTCTCAAACCGATTTTTGGTAGCGGGGTACTGCTTCAAGATGGCAAAAGACATAAAGCCATTCGTCGCCTGATCCATCCTGCAATGCACGGACAGGCACTTAATAATTATTTTGATACCATCCATCTGCTTGCCGAGAATTTCCTACAAGAAAAAGCCACTGAAGGAATTTTACCCGCGATCGACGCTTTTACAGAATTTTCCCTAACCGTAGCACTTCAGCTAGTTTTGGGTACAGAAACAAAAGCCGAGTTTGCAGAATCTCTTCAATACTTTCTAACTATGTTGGTTGGGCGTAGAGCAAAATTACATCTGGACTTACCCTTTACTATTTATGGGCGTTCTCAGTCAGCGCGTCGTAAACTGAAAACATTTTTACAGCAAAAAATAGCCACTCGCAGACAAAATGGCGATCTCAAAGAGTCTCAAGACTTTTTAGGCTTATTCTTGGCTTCTGTTACCGAAGATGGCGATCCATTAAGCGATACGGAAATTATCGACCAGTTATTGATGGTTTTGTTTGCAGGACACGAAAACCCTGCCGTCTTAATTTCTTGGTTACTGTTGGAACTAAATGCTAATCCCGAATGGAAAGAACGTTTGCTTAACGAACAAAAAGAGGTTGTCGGCGATGAACCTTTGCATCTATCTCATTTAAAACAGTTTACTAACCTGGGTTATGCTCTTAAAGAAGTAGAAAGACTTTATCCTCCAGTACAAAATATATCTCGCGGTGTAGTCAAAGATATTGAGTACGATGGCTATCGTATTCCTGCTGGCTGGATGGTGGATGTATCTCCCATGCTGACTCACCGCTTACCAGAAATATATGCCAACCCAGATTCTTTCGATCCAGATCGTTTTGCCCCTCCCCGCGAAGAAGACAAACAGCATCCCTTTTCCCTAGTTGGTTTTGGAGGCGGTTCTCATGTGTGTCTGGGTTATCAGTTCGCCCAGATGGAAATGAAAATATTTATGTCTTTGCTACTGCGTCACTATGACTGGCAAATAACTCCTGAAAAAAGTGCGATCGCGCCCGTGTACGAACCTTCCAAAATACAAGACCAGCTAGAAATAAAACTACACCAGTAG
- a CDS encoding methyltransferase has product MTTTTSTPKARQPSALSHVPPAIAMLRFLGGFRIARIIYVVAELGIADLLVDGAKTSAELAEATQTHESSLYRVLRSLASVGIFAQDDDGKFKLTPSAEYLAGDTPGSLRDAIKFLGQDWHWQVWGELPYSIKTGKPAFDRLFGQGLFEYYLNPEAAETASNSKVSISSRASNSLMDNYDFSSTSTLVELGIFAGAGSTIIPLLKAYPEMKGILLDFESAIAVAQPAIEQAGLTERCQLVSGNCVETVPSGGDTYILMFVIHNWDDEQAIKILQNCREAMTDTGKLLLVEMIMPEGNEPFVGKLIDLESLLTTPGGRERKEDEYRDLLVKAGFKIARIIPTQTANSIIEAVPV; this is encoded by the coding sequence ATGACAACTACGACTAGTACTCCCAAGGCAAGACAGCCTAGCGCATTGTCCCATGTACCACCTGCGATCGCCATGTTACGTTTTTTGGGCGGGTTTCGTATCGCCAGAATCATTTATGTGGTAGCCGAGTTAGGCATTGCCGATTTATTGGTCGATGGGGCAAAAACCAGCGCAGAATTGGCAGAGGCTACCCAAACCCACGAATCATCTCTTTACCGAGTATTGCGATCGCTTGCAAGTGTCGGCATATTTGCCCAAGACGATGACGGTAAGTTTAAACTAACTCCTTCTGCTGAATATTTAGCTGGTGACACCCCAGGTTCACTTCGCGATGCGATTAAATTCCTCGGACAAGACTGGCATTGGCAGGTATGGGGAGAACTTCCCTACAGTATTAAGACTGGAAAGCCAGCATTCGATCGCCTTTTTGGACAGGGTTTGTTTGAATATTATTTAAATCCCGAAGCAGCCGAAACTGCCAGCAATTCTAAAGTTAGTATTTCTAGTCGCGCCTCTAATTCTTTAATGGATAACTACGATTTTTCTAGCACATCTACATTAGTAGAACTAGGAATCTTTGCCGGTGCGGGAAGTACAATTATTCCCTTGCTCAAAGCTTATCCAGAAATGAAGGGAATCTTATTAGACTTTGAAAGTGCGATCGCTGTTGCTCAACCCGCGATCGAGCAAGCTGGGCTAACAGAACGCTGTCAGCTAGTTTCAGGCAACTGTGTCGAGACAGTTCCTAGTGGGGGTGACACCTACATTTTGATGTTCGTTATTCATAATTGGGACGATGAACAAGCAATAAAAATTCTTCAGAACTGTCGCGAAGCGATGACAGACACAGGAAAGCTTTTACTAGTAGAAATGATTATGCCTGAAGGTAATGAACCTTTTGTGGGTAAATTAATCGATCTAGAATCTCTACTGACTACTCCAGGGGGGCGCGAACGCAAAGAAGATGAATATCGGGATTTGTTAGTCAAAGCAGGTTTTAAAATTGCCCGAATCATTCCCACCCAAACAGCAAACAGCATTATTGAAGCTGTACCTGTTTGA
- a CDS encoding methyltransferase yields the protein MTTNQQTKPPKEKGMPPQIMILQMMNAYRLSQSISVAAQLGIADLLKDKPKSVAELAEETSTHPQSLYRLLRTLASFEIFQELDDRTFKLTPRASLLKSDAPGSLNGYARVMGTPWHWQMWQDVLHSVKTGGSAFEKIHGMDFEEYYQQNPDVAQDFDAAMKGALTLSDRSILGGYDFSNFKQVVDIATGGQGDGELIASILRKNQDLKGIHFDTASRISKAEAVAEENSLGDRCELIAGDFWQSVPDQADAYLVKNLIHDYDDAKAGQILSNIHQAIASDGKLLVVEMIVPPGNEPSLAKILDVEAMIMTPGAIERTAEEYKELFAQSGFEVKRIIPTKSPMSIIEAVPIP from the coding sequence ATGACTACAAACCAACAGACCAAACCACCGAAAGAGAAGGGAATGCCACCGCAGATCATGATTCTGCAAATGATGAATGCTTACCGTCTTTCCCAGAGCATTTCAGTAGCAGCGCAGCTTGGTATTGCCGATTTATTAAAAGATAAGCCCAAAAGCGTCGCTGAATTAGCAGAAGAAACTTCAACCCATCCTCAATCCCTATATAGGCTATTAAGAACCTTAGCTAGCTTTGAAATTTTTCAAGAATTAGACGATCGCACTTTTAAGTTGACCCCCAGAGCATCTTTACTAAAGTCTGATGCTCCTGGTTCACTAAACGGCTATGCTAGAGTCATGGGGACTCCATGGCATTGGCAGATGTGGCAAGATGTTTTGCACAGCGTCAAAACTGGTGGTTCGGCATTTGAAAAGATACATGGCATGGATTTTGAAGAATATTATCAACAAAATCCTGATGTAGCCCAAGACTTTGATGCAGCTATGAAGGGAGCTTTAACTCTAAGCGATCGCTCTATCTTAGGAGGCTATGATTTTTCTAATTTTAAACAGGTGGTGGATATTGCCACAGGTGGTCAAGGAGATGGCGAACTGATTGCCTCTATCCTGCGTAAAAATCAGGACTTGAAGGGGATTCATTTTGATACTGCATCCCGCATATCTAAAGCCGAAGCGGTAGCTGAAGAGAATTCTTTAGGCGATCGCTGCGAACTAATAGCTGGTGACTTTTGGCAGTCTGTTCCTGACCAAGCAGATGCCTATCTAGTCAAAAATTTGATTCACGATTATGACGATGCCAAGGCTGGTCAGATTTTGAGCAACATACATCAAGCCATAGCCAGTGACGGTAAGCTTTTAGTCGTGGAGATGATTGTACCTCCAGGCAATGAACCATCCTTAGCCAAAATCTTGGACGTGGAAGCAATGATTATGACTCCAGGCGCGATCGAACGCACTGCCGAAGAATACAAGGAACTATTTGCCCAGTCTGGTTTTGAAGTGAAGCGAATTATTCCCACCAAGTCGCCAATGAGCATTATTGAAGCTGTACCAATTCCGTAG